From a region of the Paraburkholderia hospita genome:
- the lipA gene encoding lipoyl synthase, producing the protein MTDVTANPAASSPVNAAAPAPYDATAKQKAQAKTARIPIKIVPIEKLKKPDWIRVKAATGSSRFYEIKQILREHNLHTVCEEASCPNIGECFGKGTATFMIMGDKCTRRCPFCDVGHGRPDPLDPEEPLNLARTIAALKLKYVVITSVDRDDLRDGGAAHFVECIAKTRELSPETRIEILTPDFRGRLDRAIGILNAAPPDVMNHNLETVPRLYKEARPGSDYAHSLKLLKDFKALHPNVATKSGLMVGLGEMEEEILQVMRDLREHNVDMLTIGQYLQPSEHHLPVRAYVHPDTFKMYEEEAYKMGFTHAAVGAMVRSSYHADVQAHDAGVV; encoded by the coding sequence ATGACTGACGTTACCGCGAATCCCGCAGCCTCGAGTCCTGTCAACGCCGCCGCTCCGGCGCCCTACGACGCGACCGCCAAGCAGAAGGCGCAAGCCAAGACCGCGCGCATTCCGATCAAGATCGTTCCGATCGAAAAACTGAAGAAGCCTGACTGGATTCGCGTGAAGGCGGCGACGGGCAGTTCGCGTTTCTACGAGATCAAGCAGATTTTGCGTGAGCACAATTTGCATACGGTGTGCGAGGAAGCGAGCTGCCCGAACATTGGCGAATGCTTCGGCAAGGGCACCGCGACGTTCATGATCATGGGCGACAAGTGCACGCGCCGCTGCCCGTTCTGTGATGTCGGTCACGGCCGCCCGGATCCGCTCGATCCGGAAGAGCCGCTGAACCTCGCGCGCACGATCGCCGCGCTGAAGCTGAAGTACGTCGTGATTACGAGCGTCGATCGCGATGATCTGCGTGATGGTGGCGCGGCGCACTTCGTCGAGTGCATTGCGAAGACGCGCGAGCTGTCGCCGGAAACGCGCATCGAAATCCTGACGCCGGACTTCCGTGGCCGTCTCGATCGTGCAATCGGCATCCTCAACGCAGCGCCGCCCGATGTGATGAACCACAACCTCGAAACGGTGCCGCGTCTGTACAAGGAAGCGCGCCCGGGTTCGGACTATGCGCATTCGCTGAAGCTGCTGAAGGACTTCAAGGCGCTGCATCCCAACGTCGCGACGAAGTCCGGCCTGATGGTCGGCCTCGGCGAAATGGAAGAAGAAATCCTGCAGGTGATGCGCGACTTGCGCGAGCACAACGTCGACATGCTGACGATTGGGCAGTATCTGCAGCCGTCGGAGCACCATCTGCCCGTGCGTGCGTATGTGCACCCCGACACATTCAAGATGTACGAGGAAGAAGCGTACAAGATGGGCTTCACGCACGCGGCGGTTGGCGCGATGGTGCGGTCGAGCTATCACGCTGATGTGCAGGCGCACGATGCCGGCGTTGTGTGA
- a CDS encoding DUF2917 domain-containing protein, with the protein MREISSSITFEIVAGETVPMKITRSTRLAVSGGAVWVTRSDDVEDYWLEPGKTLRLRRGERLWLSVERGTQARVAFYVPTRPEQKALNWAARVSERFGAWLRSGWRTV; encoded by the coding sequence ATGCGAGAAATTTCCTCTAGCATCACGTTTGAGATCGTAGCCGGTGAAACCGTTCCGATGAAGATCACACGCAGCACGCGCCTGGCTGTTTCAGGCGGCGCGGTGTGGGTGACCCGCAGCGACGACGTCGAAGATTACTGGCTCGAACCGGGCAAGACGCTGCGTCTGCGGCGCGGCGAGCGGCTGTGGCTGTCGGTCGAGCGTGGCACGCAGGCGCGGGTTGCGTTTTACGTGCCGACGCGGCCGGAGCAAAAGGCGCTCAACTGGGCCGCGCGCGTCAGCGAACGCTTTGGCGCGTGGCTGCGCTCCGGATGGCGCACGGTCTGA
- the lipB gene encoding lipoyl(octanoyl) transferase LipB has product MCATPVSSSPESSSSIQPDAVASDAAAQSDSAQPVIVRWRGSEDYQASFDAMRAFTDSRTAETSDEIWLVEHPPVFTLGQAGDPAHLLTADSRIPLVKVDRGGQITYHGPGQVVAYLLLDLRRRKLMVRELVTRIEQAVIDTLAAYNLAGERKAGAPGIYVAPEQPNAGLHVGAKIAALGLKIRSGCSYHGVSLNVKMDLQPFLAINPCGYAGLETVDMATLGVAVGWDDVARTLAASLIANIDGIPAAVGLPQAGAITA; this is encoded by the coding sequence ATGTGTGCCACGCCGGTTTCATCGTCCCCCGAGTCTTCGAGTTCCATCCAGCCGGACGCCGTTGCGTCCGACGCGGCGGCGCAAAGCGATTCTGCGCAGCCGGTGATCGTGCGCTGGCGAGGCTCGGAAGACTATCAGGCCAGCTTCGACGCGATGCGCGCGTTCACCGATTCGCGCACCGCTGAAACATCTGACGAAATCTGGCTCGTCGAACATCCTCCCGTTTTCACGCTCGGCCAGGCCGGCGATCCGGCGCATCTGCTCACGGCCGACAGCCGCATTCCGCTCGTCAAGGTCGACCGCGGGGGCCAGATCACGTATCACGGCCCGGGCCAGGTGGTCGCCTATCTGTTGCTCGATTTGCGCCGTCGCAAGCTGATGGTGCGCGAGCTGGTGACGCGGATCGAGCAGGCCGTGATTGACACACTCGCGGCGTATAATCTCGCCGGTGAACGCAAGGCGGGCGCGCCGGGCATCTATGTCGCGCCTGAGCAGCCGAACGCCGGATTGCACGTTGGCGCTAAGATCGCCGCGCTGGGCCTGAAAATCCGTAGCGGGTGCAGTTATCACGGCGTCAGCCTCAACGTGAAAATGGACCTGCAGCCGTTTCTCGCCATCAACCCGTGCGGTTACGCGGGGCTCGAAACAGTCGACATGGCGACGCTCGGCGTCGCAGTCGGCTGGGACGACGTAGCCCGAACCCTTGCAGCAAGCCTCATCGCCAACATCGACGGCATCCCCGCAGCCGTCGGCCTACCGCAGGCCGGTGCCATCACCGCCTGA
- a CDS encoding transcriptional regulator GcvA, whose translation MDLRQLPALNAIKAFEAAARHESFSRAADELYVTHGAVSHQIRALEEELGVKLFARDGKRVRLTDIGRRYAAQVRTALISLAEATREIRAGDRDRRLVVSMLSSFAARWVTPRIGSFIEANPQWDLELLSTNSLTDFARDDVDCAIRFGYGPYPGLHAELLLEETFFPACSPTFNGGNLPKMPIDLANVPLLRSDDERWRPWFDAAGLTDWSEPKRGVLYQDSSNLLQAAIDGQGIALTRRSLAMHEVAAGRLVRLFNIDGPSPWQYYFICTPQMLQTARVKAFRDWVFDEVGRFKQLFESACSASANRSTTDKTQGKKQTQAEPNALHVRKPAAQTER comes from the coding sequence ATGGACCTCCGCCAACTGCCTGCACTGAACGCGATCAAGGCCTTCGAGGCCGCCGCCCGTCACGAGAGCTTTTCGCGTGCCGCCGACGAGCTGTACGTCACGCACGGCGCCGTCAGCCATCAGATTCGCGCACTCGAAGAAGAGCTGGGCGTGAAGCTCTTCGCCCGCGACGGCAAGCGCGTGCGGCTCACCGATATCGGCCGCCGCTATGCCGCGCAGGTGCGCACGGCGCTGATCTCGCTGGCGGAAGCGACGCGCGAGATTCGCGCAGGCGACCGCGACCGGCGGCTGGTCGTGTCGATGCTGTCGTCGTTTGCGGCGCGCTGGGTGACGCCACGCATCGGCAGCTTTATCGAGGCGAATCCGCAGTGGGATCTCGAACTGCTGTCGACCAACTCGCTCACCGATTTCGCCCGCGACGACGTCGACTGCGCAATCCGCTTCGGCTACGGCCCCTATCCGGGGCTACATGCCGAGTTGCTGCTCGAAGAGACGTTCTTCCCGGCGTGCTCGCCGACTTTCAACGGCGGCAATCTGCCGAAAATGCCCATTGATCTCGCCAACGTCCCGCTCTTACGCTCCGACGACGAACGATGGCGTCCGTGGTTCGACGCGGCCGGCCTCACGGACTGGTCTGAACCGAAGCGCGGCGTGCTGTATCAGGACTCGTCGAATCTGCTGCAGGCGGCCATCGACGGCCAGGGCATCGCGCTGACGCGCCGCTCGCTCGCGATGCACGAAGTCGCGGCAGGCCGGCTCGTACGGCTGTTCAATATCGACGGACCGAGCCCGTGGCAGTATTACTTCATCTGCACGCCGCAGATGCTGCAGACGGCTCGCGTGAAGGCGTTCCGCGATTGGGTGTTCGACGAAGTCGGGCGCTTCAAGCAACTATTCGAGAGCGCATGTAGCGCGAGCGCGAACCGCTCGACAACGGATAAGACGCAGGGAAAGAAACAGACACAAGCTGAGCCGAACGCATTGCACGTCCGGAAGCCGGCGGCGCAGACGGAGCGCTGA
- a CDS encoding DUF493 family protein, which translates to MNPVNESLIDFPCDFPIKVMGKSHPDFQTTIVEVIRQFDGGFDAARIEVRPSSGGNYTGLTVTVRALNREHLDDIYRALTGHPMVKVVL; encoded by the coding sequence ATGAATCCCGTGAACGAATCATTGATAGATTTTCCGTGTGATTTCCCCATCAAGGTGATGGGCAAGTCACACCCGGATTTCCAGACGACGATCGTCGAGGTGATCCGCCAGTTCGACGGCGGTTTCGACGCGGCGCGTATCGAAGTGCGGCCGTCGAGCGGCGGCAACTACACCGGTTTGACGGTGACGGTGCGCGCGCTGAATCGCGAGCATCTGGATGATATTTACCGGGCGTTGACCGGGCATCCGATGGTGAAGGTCGTGCTGTAA